The Setaria italica strain Yugu1 chromosome IX, Setaria_italica_v2.0, whole genome shotgun sequence genome has a window encoding:
- the LOC101785795 gene encoding uncharacterized protein LOC101785795 (The sequence of the model RefSeq protein was modified relative to this genomic sequence to represent the inferred CDS: added 553 bases not found in genome assembly), whose protein sequence is MSRRDQHQWPRPGLGYDPRAAAAAQWYGAASASFPDPGAAPLHGMNPFGFAPNPLFAPNPFNMVSDLLLQNPAALASYQQQLQQQQAHHFPSHAYHQTPTSNTQRRPTKPAAAASASPAPPAPQPQQQQQQQPPQRQQAVIDRAQAAARKAREELVKSGEGVTGWKVAQAVLVALKVDSWASLGVQLQDVPLLRDLFLIEGKVNAFIHCYVAARKIVTVYDLEVEICKNEGVLQFEELGLGPFLQHPLVGHYFAVPSDLSMMPKLSSEEIINVLQKFVDNSKKKITVEDFLNYLSEQKSVSGKEKLGVRVQSLGLHISFLRQARQTELSSLKLPGNKSGSGHSTQEKYLLKNTNYHTHKQALDKRFNSLTNRIKQLPGINKHIHFDSTDDETDCDSSAEEGKFDDNESKNGCSVLDKKDDDKRVNSCPYPSKTEEMERLGLKSETNKKPALEISKARESGKKGKLREKRKFEENESPSSSCKLPKKQQKLQKHEASPNCFLSIGKLENFITTWKETCREHPVQQVLEMIANYYGRTPSEKKKIINFCSQYPGIGLLNVAVKSMGCGLLDSIYDVIQLSSENNVSSSPLPNTTTEVMEIEPPNKENASCIANGANNRSEDNGSGHSVAIDDVIRRITEYIECNSKVSGDVALQVRALHDCETWVTTQFSANQFSALGHGTFLEFLEKNCHHFPTALSSFLKGGACDSSSLEVSVLQQQVEVLLCQAESNWLEDGDFSEDSLVMILKRQFPSISFDVMQDKSGERLPGYIKRQRKNIQTNTLKFSISLLEKRWFGNFPGRHENVDVLGNDVAEQHYYLGTVCSREAINCLLRAPMLSDLHIWSHWDLLFAPTLGSFVRWLLTTGPIQELSCIVTTDGRFIRVDPSATVDQFLEAIIQRSPFQVAVKLLSLLYIYDGSTNTPMSLLKCYAERAIKLIVDNNNDLMNTNSENCQVSSAKSIRSDSLPNFDDTVHLIAKFVLDCLGHLPLEFRSLAADILLAGLRVVTKNCYSVMLHVATEDWQLCMLHDIGLSLGVAEWVEDCRRLCLTEEVHVQKEKHSSAKLTSTASEVATREDSNLLISSDVDMMDERRKLFPSTNDQVGIDNKDSKVLNPVGTEADIAESHTKQSSMMGETNLEEASLVIETIRREEFGLDQALSYTENSLLKKQHARLGRALHCLSQELYSQDSHLLLELVQNADDNAYPDDVEPTLAFILQENGIVVLNNERGFSAQNIRALCDIGNSTKKGSNRGYIGNKGIGFKSVFRVTDAPEIHSNGFHVKFDITDGQIGFVLPTAVPPYSTTSFSRMLAIEDDKDARSLWNTCILLPFRSKFREGTGMCSIVSMFSDLHPSLLLFLHRLKCIKFKNLLDDTLLIMRREALGDGIVRISHGIETMSWLVVSKRLQGTIVRHDVCTTEIAVAFTLQETEKGDYEPYLKQQPVFAFLPLRNYGLKFILQGDFVLPSSREEVDADSAWNQWLLSEFPSLFVNAQETFCALPCFQRCPGKAVTAFLSFIPLAGEVHGFFSHLPHLILSKLRLTRCMFLDGSTLQWVFPCNTLRGWDEQTKMLLSDGLLHEHLGLGYLSKDIVISDNLSRALGIHDYGPNILIDAISSICRIDGCIESLGLEWLCAWFVTLYLTLLSHSSRNVSLTRSLEDDLLNTVRKIRCIPLSDGSFSSVEDGPIWLPYDIVNSIPESSIQNFPVMYSNLRTVSPDLLSASCKNKYLMEEVRTNDLVDILQKIGVRKLSGHDIIKNHIMISLRNGLDANTEDQLIREYVSFIMVHLQSSCTSCNFEKEEIVSELRRRPIFLTNHGYKCPADEPIHFSKDYGNSVDVGRLLQNVAINWIELDSCYLMHHGSKSSPYELEKWRRFFEEMGVTDFVQVVKVEKHSSQDDSFLAGGHSIADVSAKPCTVYDWESPELSSIXXXLVFYQYFLQKDAGRIVYIFWRFLTDSGMIIIVLKLGASQMPHIVVKTEQLSHHF, encoded by the exons ATGAGCCGCCGCGATCAGCACCAGTGGCCTCGCCCCGGCCTCGGATACgaccctcgcgccgccgccgccgcgcagtgGTATGGCGCCGCCTCGGCGTCCTTCCCTGaccccggcgcggcgccgctgcACGGGATGAACCCCTTCGGCTTCGCCCCTAACCCCCTGTTCGCGCCGAACCCCTTCAACATGGTCagtgacctcctcctccagaatCCCGCCGCCCTAGCTTCCTACCAGCAGcaactccagcagcagcaggcgcatCACTTCCCCTCCCATGCCTACCACCAAACCCCTACCTCTAACACCCAGCGCCGCCCGACAaaacccgccgccgctgcctccgcctcACCAGCGCCGCCAGCTCCCCAGccgcagcaacagcaacagcagcagccgccgcagcgccAGCAGGCCGTTATCGATCGGGCGCAAGCGGCGGCGAGGAAAGCGCGGGAGGAGCTCGTGAAGAGCGGGGAGGGTGTCACGGGTTGGAAGGTGGCGCAGGCGGTGTTGGTGGCGCTCAAGGTCGATTCGTGGGCCTCCCTCGGCGTCCAGCTCCAGGACGTTCCTCTCCTTCGGGACCTCTTCCTCATCGAGGGCAAG GTGAATGCATTCATTCATTGCTATGTTGCTGCAAGAAAAATTGTAACGGTTTATGATCTGGAGGTTGAGATATGCAAGAATGAGGGGGTTTTGCAGTTTGAAGAGCTGGGATTGGGGCCTTTCCTTCAGCACCCACTTGTTGGGCATTATTTTGCAGTGCCATCTGATTTGTCTATGATGCCAAAGCTTAGTAGCGAGGAAATTATCAATGTCCTGCAGAAATTTGTGGACAATTCTAAGAAGAAAATCACAGTTGAAGATTTCTTGAATTATCTTTCGGAGCAAAAATCAGTCTCTGGAAAGGAAAAGCTTGGTGTGCGGGTACAGAGCTTGGG GTTGCATATTTCCTTCCTCCGGCAGGCCAGGCAAACTGAACTGTCTTCTCTTAAGCTTCCAGGAAATAAGAGTGGGTCTGGCCATAGTACCCAAGAGAAGTATTTGTTGAAAAATACAAATTACCATACTCACAAGCAGGCGTTAGACAAGAGGTTCAATTCTCTAACTAATCGTATAAAACAGTTACCAGGCATCAATAAACATATTCATTTTGATTCAACCGATGATGAAACTGATTGTGATAGTAGCGCTGAGGAGGGTAAATTTGATGACAATGAGAGTAAGAATGGATGTTCTGTTCTTGATAAAAAAGATGATGATAAGCGTGTAAATAGCTGCCCTTATCCTTCAAAAACTGAGGAAATGGAAAGGCTTGGTTTGAAATCTGAGACTAATAAAAAACCAGCTTTAGAGATTAGCAAGGCAAGAGAGAGCGGAAAAAAGGGAAAACTAAGGGAAAAAAGGAAGTTCGAAGAAAACGAGAGTCCTAGCTCTTCGTGCAAGCTGCCTAAAAAGCAGCAAAAGTTGCAAAAGCATGAAGCATCACCGAATTGTTTCTTAAGCATAGGTAAGCTGGAGAATTTTATAACAACATGGAAGGAAACATGTCGTGAACATCCAGTCCAACAG GTTTTGGAAATGATAGCAAATTACTATGGAAGAACACCatcagagaagaagaaaataataaaTTTCTGTTCGCAGTACCCAGGCATTGGCCTTCTCAATGTTGCC GTTAAATCGATGGGATGTGGTCTGCTGGATAGCATTTACGATGTGATACAGCTTTCTAGTGAGAATAACGTGTCTTCAAGCCCTCTTCCTAACACTACCACAGAAGTTATGGAAATCGAGCCCCCAAATAAAGAAAATGCTAGCTGTATTGCTAATGGAGCCAATAATAGGAGTGAAGACAATGGGAGTGGACATA GTGTTGCTATTGATGATGTCATCAGGAGGATTACAGAATATATTGAATGCAACAGTAAAGTCTCTGGTGATGTGGCTTTGCAAGTGAGGGCACTTCATGATTGTGAGACATGGGTTACTACTCAATTTTCAGCGAATCAATTTAGTGCTCTTGGACATGGGACATTCCTCGAGTTTTTGGAGAAAAATTGTCATCACTTCCCCACTGCTTTGAGTAGTTTTTTGAAGGGGGGTGCTTGTGATTCTTCATCTCTGGAAGTTTCTGTACTACAGCAGCAAGTTGAAGTTTTACTCTGTCAAGCTGAGAGTAATTGGCTGGAAGATGGTGACTTTTCAGAGGACAGTTTAGTTATGATACTTAAAAGGCAATTCCCATCAATTAGCTTTGATGTTATGCAAGACAAATCTGGGGAAAGGCTTCCTGGCTATATTAAGAGGCAGAGGAAAAACATACAAACAAATACTTTGAAATTTTCCATCTCGTTATTGGAGAAACGGTGGTTTGGAAATTTTCCAGGTAGACATGAAAATGTTGATGTTCTGGGCAACGATGTTGCTGAACAACATTATTATTTGGGAACAGTTTGTTCACGAGAGGCAATTAATTGTTTACTTAGGGCTCCTATGTTGTCTGATTTGCATATTTGGTCGCATTGGGATCTGCTGTTTGCTCCTACACTGGGTTCCTTTGTACGTTGGTTGCTGACTACTGGCCCTATTCAAGAGCTATCATGCATTGTGACCACAGATGGTAGGTTTATTAGAGTAGATCCATCAGCTACAGTTGACCAATTCTTGGAAGCCATTATTCAGCGTTCACCATTTCAAGTGGCAGTGAAATTGCTTTCACTGCTATACATTTACGATGGTTCCACAAACACCCCAATGTCATTGCTAAAATGTTATGCAGAGCGAGCAATAAAGCTCATAGTAGACAACAACAATGATTTGATGAACACTAATTCTGAAAACTGTCAGGTATCTTCTGCAAAAAGTATTAGGTCTGACAGCTTGCCAAACTTTGATGACACAGTTCATTTGATTGCGAAATTTGTACTCGACTGTCTTGGTCATCTACCTTTGGAGTTccgaagtcttgcagcagacATACTTTTGGCAGGACTTCGGGTTGTTACCAAGAACTGCTATTCAGTCATGTTGCATGTAGCCACTGAAGATTGGCAGCTTTGCATGCTTCATGATATTGGCTTGTCACTGGGAGTTGCAGAATGGGTTGAAGATTGCCGTAGGTTGTGTTTAACTGAAGAAGTTCATGTGCAGAAAGAAAAGCATTCTTCTGCCAAGCTTACATCAACTGCATCTGAGGTAGCAACACGCGAAGATTCTAACTTGCTTATTTCTAGTGATGTTGATATGATGGATGAGAGAAGAAAATTGTTTCCTAGCACAAATGATCAAGTTGGTATAGATAATAAAGACAGTAAGGTGTTAAATCCTGTTGGAACTGAGGCAGATATTGCAGAATCACATACTAAACAATCTTCCATGATGGGAGAAACAAATCTTGAGGAAGCGTCTCTTGTTATTGAGACTATACGCCGTGAAGAGTTTGGTCTTGATCAGGCCCTAAGTTACACTGAGAATAGCTTGTTGAAAAAGCAGCATGCTCGACTTGGCAGAGCATTGCATTGCCTTTCGCAAGAACTATATTCCCAGGATTCTCATCTACTTCTTGAGCTG GTACAGAATGCTGATGACAATGCGTATCCTGATGACGTTGAACCAACATTAGCATTCATTCTCCAGGAGAATGGTATTGTTGTTCTAAACAACGAGAGGGGCTTCTCCGCTCAGAACATTAGAGCACTTTGTGATATTGGTAACTCGACAAAGAAAGGATCAAACCGGGGTTATATTGGAAATAAAGGCATTGGATTTAAATCAGTTTTCCGG GTAACTGATGCTCCGGAGATCCATTCAAATGGTTTCCATGTGAAATTTGATATCACAGATGGCCAGATTGGTTTTGTATTGCCAACTGCAGTTCCACCTTACAGTACCACTTCTTTTAGTAGGATGCTAGCCATTGAAGATGACAAGGATGCCCGTTCCTTGTGGAACACTTGCATTTTACTTCCCTTCAGATCAAAATTTAGGGAGGGCACTGGTATGTGCTCCATTGTGTCTATGTTTTCAGATCTCCACCCATCTCTTCTGCTGTTCCTTCACCGACTAAAATGTATTAAGTTCAAGAATTTGCTTGATGACACACTTCTGATTATGAGAAGGGAGGCTCTTGGTGATGGCATTGTGAGAATCTCACATGGGATTGAGACAATGAGTTGGTTGGTGGTCAGTAAGAGGTTACAAGGTACTATTGTGCGGCATGATGTGTGCACCACAGAGATAGCTGTGGCATTTACTTTGCAGGAAACTGAGAAAGGAGATTATGAACCTTACTTAAAGCAGCAACCTGTGTTTGCTTTTCTTCCTCTGAGGAATTACGGCCTTAAATTCATTCTTCAAGGAGATTTTGTTTTACCTTCTTCCAGAGAGGAAGTGGATGCGGATAGTGCATGGAATCAGTGGTTGTTGTCTGAATTCCCTTCTTTGTTTGTCAATGCCCAAGAAACCTTTTGTGCTCTTCCCTGTTTTCAGAGGTGCCCTGGAAAAGCTGTCACAGCCTTCTTGAGTTTTATTCCTCTAGCGGGAGAAGTTCATGGATTCTTCAGCCACCTTCCTCACTTGATCCTTTCCAAGTTGCGTCTGACCCGCTGCATGTTTTTGGATGGCTCTACTTTGCAATGGGTCTTTCCGTGCAATACACTTAGGGGTTGGGATGAACAAACTAAAATGCTATTGTCCGAtggcttacttcatgaacatcTTGGTCTTGGTTATCTCTCAAAAGATATTGTTATATCTGATAATTTATCAAGGGCTCTAGGTATTCATGACTACGGACCAAACATTTTGATAGATGCCATCTCATCTATTTGCCGAATTGATGGCTGTATCGAGTCATTGGGCCTGGAGTGGCTATGCGCTTGGTTTGTTACCCTTTATTTGACGTTGCTTTCTCATTCTTCTCGAAATGTTTCCTTAACAAGAAgcctcgaagatgatctgttgaATACGGTTAGAAAAATACGATGCATCCCACTTTCAGACGGTTCATTCAGCTCTGTTGAAGATGGTCCTATATGGTTACCATATGATATTGTCAATTCCATTCCTGAAAGTAGCATTCAGAATTTCCCAGTTATGTATAGTAATCTTCGAACTGTAAGTCCTGATCTTCTCTCTGCATCCTGCAAAAATAAATACCTCATGGAAGAAGTCAGAACGAATGATCTGGTAGACATTCTGCAAAAGATTGGGGTGCGAAAGTTATCTGGGCATGACATTATTAAAAATCACATCATGATTTCCTTGCGTAATGGTTTAGATGCTAACACGGAAGATCAATTGATTAGAGAGTATGTGAGCTTTATTATGGTTCATCTTCAATCTTCTTGCACCAGC AACAGTTGAGTCATCATTTTTGA
- the LOC101782668 gene encoding hydroxyproline O-galactosyltransferase GALT6: MPPKRACRLALLAAAAAYLLFLLLFELPSFALSTAPPRHANAATHRARRRELEAAASALPSSSPLRPHKAAFPRRAPLAVSSVRFHRPSSSSSSSSIDASASAAFAAARPHLAHLLSHSPSASPSSSSPSPSPSAAASCPATVSAPPGVRLASGVAVELPCGMAVGSRVTVVARPRAARREGGGPVMVSQFMVELLGTKAVQGEEPPRVLHFNPRIRGDFSGRPVIELNTCYRMQWAQPQRCEGFASRPGEDTVDGELKCEKWIRDDYSKSEESRMKLWLNRLIGRPSIDWPYPFAEGKQFVLTITAGLEGYHVNVDGRHVTSFPYRTGYNLEDATELSLKGDLDIESVFADYLPNSPPSFAPQSYLEMSEQWKASPLPTEPVELFIGILSATNHFAERMAVRKSWMISTRRSSNVVARFFVALNGKKEVNEELKKEAEYFGDIVIVPFMDHYDLVVLKTIAIVEYGVRVVPAKHIMKCDDDTFVRIESVLDQVKKVQSGKSMYVGNINYYHRPLRSGKWSVTYEEWPEEAYPPYANGPGYVISSDIAQNILSEFDNNALRLFKMEDVNMGMWVEKFNTTRQPVEYLHDVRFYQPGCFDGYFTAHYQSPQHMICLWRKLQAGSAQCCDVR, encoded by the exons ATGCCGCCGAAGCGCGCGTGCCGCCTCGCGCtgctggccgcggcggcggcgtacctgctcttcctcctcctcttcgagctcccctccttCGCCCTCtccaccgcgccgccccgccaCGCCAACGCCGCCACgcaccgcgcccgccgccgcgagctcgaggcggcggcctccgcgctGCCTTCATCCTCCCCGCTCCGCCCACACAAGGCCGCCTtcccccgccgcgccccgctcGCCGTCTCCTCCGTCCGCTTCCACCgccccagctcctcctcctcctcctcctccatcgacGCCTCAGCCTCCGCCGCATTCGCCGCCGCGCGGCCCCACCTCGCACATCTCCTCTCCCACTCCCCCTCCGCttccccgtcctcctcctccccttcgccGTCCCCGTCCGCGGCCGCCTCATGCCCCGCGACGGTCTCGGCGCCGCCCGGAGTCCGGCTCGCGAGCGGCGTGGCGGTGGAGCTGCCGTGCGGGATGGCGGTGGGGTCGCGCGTCACGGTGgtggcgcggccgcgggcggcgcggagggaggGGGGCGGCCCCGTCATGGTGTCGCAGTTCATGGTCGAGCTCCTCGGCACCAAGGCGGTGCAGGGGGAGGAGCCGCCCAGGGTGCTGCACTTCAATCCCAGGATCCGCGGGGACTTCAGCGGCCGCCCCGTCATCGAGCTCAACACTTGCTACAGGATGCAGTGGGCGCAGCCGCAGCGGTGCGAGGGGTTCGCGTCACGGCCGGGCGAGGATACTG TTGACGGGGAATTGAAGTGTGAGAAATGGATCCGGGATGATTACAGCAAGTCAGAAGAGTCAAGGATGAAATTGTGGTTGAACCGTTTGATTGGCAGGCCGAGCATCGATTGGCCATACCCATTTGCAGAGGGCAAGCAATTTGTTTTAACAATAACAGCTGGTCTGGAAGGCTACCATGTCAATGTTGATGGCCGGCATGTTACATCGTTCCCTTACCGCACT GGTTACAATCTGGAGGATGCAACAGAATTGTCTTTGAAAGGAGACCTTGATATCGAGTCCGTCTTCGCTGATTATTTGCCCAATTCACCTCCTAGTTTTGCTCCACAGAGTTATCTCGAGATGTCTGAACAGTGGAAGGCCTCACCCTTGCCAACTGAACCCGTGGAGCTTTTTATTGGCATCCTTTCAGCTACTAACCATTTTGCTGAGCGTATGGCTGTTCGGAAGTCATGGATGATTTCTACTAGGAGATCATCTAATGTTGTTGCTCGCTTCTTTGTGGCTCTG AATGGAAAAAAGGAGGTAAATGAAGAGCTGAAGAAGGAGGCAGAGTACTTTGGGGACATTGTTATAGTGCCATTCATGGATCACTATGACCTTGTTGTTCTGAAAACCATTGCCATTGTCGAGTATGGG GTGAGGGTTGTTCCTGCAAAACACATAATGAAATGCGATGATGATACATTTGTCAGAATCGAATCCGTTTTAGATCAAGTAAAGAAGGTCCAAAGTGGGAAGAGCATGTATGTGGGAAATATAAACTACTACCACAGGCCTTTACGATCGGGGAAATGGTCTGTGACATATGAG GAATGGCCAGAGGAAGCATATCCTCCTTATGCTAATGGGCCTGGCTACGTGATTTCATCAGATATCGCTCAAAACATTTTATCCGAGTTTGATAACAATGCATTAAGA CTATTCAAGATGGAAGATGTCAATATGGGCATGTGGGTTGAGAAGTTCAATACTACTCGTCAGCCTGTAGAGTATTTGCATGATGTCAGGTTCTACCAGCCTGGTTGCTTCGACGGTTACTTCACCGCACACTACCAATCCCCGCAGCACATGATTTGCTTGTGGAGAAAGTTGCAAGCAGGAAGCGCTCAATGCTGCGACGTGAGATGA
- the LOC101783088 gene encoding probable prolyl 4-hydroxylase 6, which translates to MAPPPALLLLAALALALCRSTALSDAHGGGGGFYDPARVTQLSWRPRAFLYSGFLSDSECDHLVNLAKGSMEKSMVADNDSGKSVMSQVRTSSGTFLAKHEDEIVSGIEKRVAAWTFLPEENAESMQVLHYEIGQKYDAHFDYFHDKNNLKRGGHRIATVLMYLSDVKKGGETVFPSAEGGHLQYKDETWSDCARSGLAVKPKKGDALLFFSLHVNATTDTSSLHGSCPVIEGEKWSATKWIHVRSFDNPPNVRTDAPCSDDNDLCPKWAAIGECYKNPTYMVGTKDTLGFCRKSCGLCDA; encoded by the exons atggcgccgccgcccgccctgctcctcctcgccgccctcgcGCTCGCGCTCTGCCGGAGCACGGCCCTCTCCGacgcccacggcggcggcggcggcttctacGACCCGGCGCGCGTCACCCAGCTCTCCTGGCGGCCCAG GGCGTTCCTGTACAGCGGCTTCCTCTCCGACAGCGAGTGCGACCACCTCGTCAATCTG GCGAAGGGGAGCATGGAGAAGTCGATGGTGGCGGACAACGACTCCGGGAAGAGCGTCATGAGCCAGGTGCGCACCAGCTCCGGCACCTTCTTGGCCAAGCACGAG GATGAAATCGTCTCTGGGATTGAGAAGCGTGTAGCTGCTTGGACATTTCTTCCCGAAG AAAATGCTGAATCAATGCAAGTTCTGCACTATGAAATTGGTCAAAAGTATGATGCCCATTTTGATTATTTTCATGACAAAAACAACCTGAAGCGTGGTGGTCATCGAATTGCCACTGTACTTATGTACCTGTCGGATGTCAAGAAGGGTGGAGAGACTGTATTTCCAAGTGCTGAG GGTGGCCATTTGCAGTACAAGGATGAAACTTGGTCAGATTGTGCAAGATCTGGTCTGGCAG TGAAGCCGAAAAAAGGAGACGCACTCCTGTTCTTCAGTCTTCATGTCAACGCAACAACTGATACAAGTAGTCTTCATGGAAGCTGCCCAGTAATTGAGGGTGAGAAATGGTCTGCCACGAAATGGATTCATGTCCGATCATTCGATAATCCTCCAAATGTGAGGACAGATGCGCCATGTTCAGACGACAACGACCTCTGCCCTAAATGGGCTGCTATTGGGGAGTGTTACAAGAACCCAACATACATGGTGGGTACCAAGGATACTCTTGGATTTTGCCGCAAAAGCTGCGGGCTCTGTGATGCCTGA